GAGAATCTCAGTCGCCATGCCGAGACGATCATAGACCCCGGCGCGCATGTGCGGGGCGGACGGCCGCGCCGCGAGGGGAGCGCGCGCGCATGAGCGGGACCGCCCACACGGCACCCCCAGTCTTTCATCGGCTATGGTGAGCATCGTCATCTGGGCTGCCGACAGGCGGAGCGCGCCCTCATGAGCACGGGGCCACATGAACTTTCCGCGCTCGAGACGCTTCGCATACACGCATAGCCCAGACCCGTCCCAGACTAGGGCCTTCAACCTGTCGCCCCTTTTCCCGCGGAACAGGAAAACCGCCCCCGAGAATGAATCAAGCTGGTCGAGGCAAGCATCTCGCCAACAGAGGCGGCAAAGCAACTCGGCATCGGCTGATCGACCATCTATAGAGAAATGCGCCGCCTCGGCGTGGAAAGGCCTGTCTGAATGTCCAGACCGAAATCTGCCCATGATCTTTCGGGCCTGATGAAATATGTGGATCGTGAGCCCTGGGATGAAGCGATGGCCGAAATGCTGTCCGCACATCTGGAACCGGCGTGCGAGGCAACGGGACTGGAGCCCGACGCCATATTCGAAATCATCGGCGATCACTGGCAAGGGCCGCTATGGGGCTGCGCCTTTGAAGATCTGCTCACGCAGGAACTGGAACCGGACGGTGGCAATCTGGTCGATGACTATCTCAAGCGGCGGGGCTGGAACGAAAAGGCGCCGAACAAGGCCTATATGCGCGCACTGCGCGGTACGGTCATGTCGCTCTATGAGGTGAGCGAGGTTCTGCCCGGCCAGTCGATGACCTTGCGCGATCTGCTGCGCGACGTTGCCCCGGTGACGGTGCGGGAACACGGTGCAACCCAGACCCTCGTCAACTGGGACAAGATCGCCGCAAGGATTGTTGACGTGAACGGTCGCCAAGGCATTTCCGGAGCGCTGCTGCCGTTCAGTGCTGAAGGTGCCGCACGCGTAATCGACGCATTTTCCCGACTTTCGGACGATGCTCAGGACACTGCCGGATTGGCCCCCCTCGACCGGGACGCTCTCCTGCGGGCATCGGGACCGATGTTCACGAATATGTGGCTGCTCGATTGCCTGGGCAAGGCGATGCCCGGCAGCACTCCGGATATGATCAACGCGGACGGCGATGATCTCGTATTCCACCGAATCATTTTCCCTCTGGCAAAGGGCGTGATCGGCAAGAGCGTGGCCAGAAGGCTGGACGCAGCCCCCTGGCTTGAGCCTGCCAGCGACAGTTTCTGGAACTGGCTGGCTCCAGTCAAAAAGGGCGGGAATTCTCAATCGAACAAAGGAAAGCAGGCCTTCGTCACAACCATGGAAGACGGCACGCCGGTTTTCGCCAATGTGGAACTGAAGGGCCGCAAGCTGATCGTCGAGGTGAACAGCGCCGCCCGTGCGGAAAAAGCGATCATACAGATACGCGAATGGCTCGGTGATTCCGTCAGTGCTCCCATGACTGAAATTCGGACACTGGCCCAGATCATGGCCGATGATGCAGCACGCGCCCCGCAGGACGAGACGCTGGCTATACCGCCACACGAAATGGAGCGCATCGTTCACGACATGCTGACCCGTGAATATACGAAAACGCTCGATGAGCCGGTTCCTGCCCTCGGTCACAAGACGCCGCGTGCTCTGGCCCGCACAAAGGCCGGACGGACGAAAGTGGCCGACTGGCTCAAATATATTGAAAACGGCGCGGCAAAATCCGACGCTGCCGATCCGATGGGCACCTATGACTTCACATGGATGTGGGCAGAGCTGGGGCTCAGCGACCTCCGGCGGTAACGGCAATCACGCCATTCTTGATATGTTCTCGCTTAGCGTTGTCTGGCGTACCTTCCACGCTATGCTCTCAAGAAGACGGTGCGCTGCACGATTGAGGTGAAGCCGGCAAACGCTCAGCGTTGACTGCACTTCAGGGCGACCGTGCTCCTTGCCAAGGCAGAGGGCGCACCGCCCGCGCGCGCCACCGCATGGGGATCGTCCGTCGGGACGGGTTGAACAAGAACGGTGCCGTGCCGATCGCCGATCGCGAGCATCAAGGCGATAATAGTGGAAGCCTTGTGGCGCATGGGCATGGTGTGGATTGAACCAAGGAAGGTAACAAGCATCGCAGACCGAGCATATCGTGACACTCTATAGACTTTTGTGAATCAATGACCGGCAACTGATTCAAAGAAGTCATCGGACTTTACGGGGTCGATTTTGTAGGCTTTGCGCCATGAAAGGCGCAATCCCCCCTGATCCGATCGAGCTGGTGGCGCTTGACCCGACGCGCAACATTCGCCGGCGTTATAGCATTAGCGCGAGTTTTGATTTGTTCGGCATGATCATTGTCGAAACCCGTTGGGGGCGGATCGGCGCAGCCGGCCAAACCCAGTGTCACGCCTTTGCCGATCGTGCCGCAGCTGATCGTCATATCGCGGCGATTCTCCGGAGACGTGGTACGGCCGAAAGGCGGATCGGGATTGTCTATCGGCCGGTAGAGAGAAGCGGAGCGTAACGAGAAACTCTTCAATTGCCTCGATCCGTCAGTTTGATCGTTGCGAGATCGTGGCAGGGCATGCCGGCGTTGCCGGTGGCCTCACTGTGGCGGATGAATATCGCCCTCATAGCGCGTCCTTAGCCGACTATTGATAACCCGCCTCCCTTTGGTGGCGCACGGCCAACAGCGCCACCGTCTCGCCATCGAAGTGATACAGGACAACATAGCCGCTGTTTCCAAAGTCGATCAGCTTTTCCCGATATTCGGACTCCATATCTTCAGTTGGTCGGCCGATGTGCGGGGTTGCCGCCAGAATCCGAACCCCTCCCCGGATCGCGGCGACTGCGCGTCTCACTGCGTCGGCGTCTTTGGTCTTCAACCAGCGATGGAGCCGGTCAACATCGGCCAGTGCTTCGGCCGTCCAGATCAGACGTGGCACTTAGGCGGCTCCGCATCCTCACCCGCTTCGAGCTTCGCCAACCAGACATCGGCTTCCTCAAGCGTCACATGCAAGCCCGTCTGCTGATAGTTTTCCCATGCCCGAATGGCGTCCTGTTTGAATGCCTCACGCTTTTCCTCGCGCTCGACATACTGCGCGATAGCTTCGCGCATAATCCAATGCGAGCTGCGCCGGCGCGCGTTGGCCAGGTGCTGCACACGCCCTTTCAGGGCATCGTCCAGCTTAATAGATGTTGCCGTTGCCATCGTGCTACCTCCATAATGAAAGGTGTTACCCAGCGCTACTATATGCTGCTTGCACTCAGCCGTCATCCTCTGCCGTTACTGCGCCCCTAGTTGCTCGCGCTTCCCAAACTCGCAAGCGGACTCGCTCAAGGTGACGATCCACTGACAAGCAAGAGCGGTCAGTCATATCCGACCCGAGCGGCACATCGTTGACGATGAGCCTTTGAGCGGTTTTAGGCATTGAAGGCGGCCAGTGCCTTCAGGCTCGTTTATGTCAATATAGGGTATATCCTATGTTGGCGTAAGGAAACGCGTTGAAAATATGTCAGAAAAGAGCCTGTATGTCCTTTTGTTGACATATGACGGCTCATATCTAAAGGTCTAATCTGACAGATTGGGCTTGGGGAGTGGAATGAAGGGTCAAAGGATCGGCTATATCCGGGTCAGCACTTTCGAACAGAATATCGATCGTCAGTTGGACGGTGTCGCGCTGGATCGGGTCTTCACCGATCGCGCCTCGGGCAAGGATGTCGGTAGGCCGCAACTGGAAGCCATGCTCTCCTTCATTCGAGAGGGTGACACGCTGGTCGTCCACAGCATGGACCGCCTCGCGCGCAATCTCGACGACCTGCGCAAACTCGTCCAGTTGCTCACCCGACAGGGCATCCGCATCGAATTCGTCAAGGAAAGCCTTTCCTTCACCGGCGAGGATTCGCCGATGGCCAATCTCATGCTGTCGGTGATGGGCGCTTTCGCCGAATTCGAGCGCGCCTTGATCCGCGAGCGACAACGTGAGGGCGTGGCACTAGCCAAACAGCGCGGCGCCTATCGCGGGCGTAAGAAGATGCTGTCGGATGAGAGAGTGTCTGAGCTTGTGCAACGCATTGCGAACGGCGAACAGAAAGCCACTATCGCGCGTGACATGGGAATCAGTAGGGAAACCCTATACCAGTATCTGCGATCAGTGGGGTGAGGCTGGGGTAAGCGATGAGCAGACAATATTTTGGTACCGATGGAATCCGTGGACGCACTAATCAGGGGCTAACGGCCGAACTGGCGATGAAGATCGGCATGGCTGCTGGGACGCATTTCCTGCGAGGAAAACACCGCCACCGTGTCGTGATTGGCAAGGACACACGGCTATCAGGCTATATGATAGAAAATGCGCTGGTCGCTGGCTTCACAGCCGTCGGCATGGACGTGGTACAGTTCGGCCCTATTCCGACGCCTGCAGTCGCTTTGCTTGCCCAGTCGATGCGGGCGGACTTAGGAGTCATGATCTCAGCCAGCCACAATCCTTATCTCGATAATGGGATCAAGCTGTTCGGACCGGATGGGTACAAGCTTTCGGATGAAGATGAACTAAAGATCGAGGCGTTGTTGGGGCAGGATATCGCGCTCGCTCCGTCAAAGGAGATCGGCCGTGCTCGCCGCATAGAGGATGCGCGGGGGCGTTATATCCATGCGGTAAAGTCGAGTTTTCCTGCGGATTTGCGACTCGATGGGCTTAGGATCGTCATCGATTGTGCCAATGGGGCGGCCTATCAGGTAGCGCCCTCTGCCTTATGGGAATTGGGCGCTGAGGTGATCGCGATCGGGGTCGGCCCTAATGGCAGTAATATCAACGATGGTTGCGGCTCTACCGCGCCGATGCTGCTTCAGGAAACAGTCGTATCTTCTGGCGCGGACATTGGCATTGCGTTGGACGGGGATGCCGACCGCCTCATCATTGTTGATGAGAAGGGGCAAGTCGTCGATGGTGATCAGATCATGGCGTTGATCGTTACCAATTTCGCGCGTGCGGGCATTTTGCGAGGCGGCAGCCTTGTCGCGACGGTGATGTCGAACCTTGGCCTCGAGCGTTTTCTCGAGGGACAGGGCATTGGGCTTGAACGCACCAAGGTCGGCGACCGATACGTGCTCGAGCGCATGCGCGAGGGAGGTTTTAATGTAGGCGGCGAACAATCGGGACATATGATCCTCTCCGACTATGGAACGACCGGCGATGGGACAGTGGCGGCTTTGCAGGTGCTGGCAGCGCTCGTCCGCGCGAAAAAGCCAGCGAGCGAGGTATTGCACCCATTCGACCCTGTACCCCAGCTACTCAAGAATGTGCGCTTTGCTGAAGGAAAGCCGCTTGAACATGCCGATGTGCAGCATGTCATCGCCCAGGCCGAGGCAGAACTTAACGGTTGCGGCCGCCTCGTCATCAGGCCCTCGGGGACGGAGCCGGTGATCCGGGTGATGGCTGAGGGTGATCGTGAGGATCAAGTGCGCGATGTCGTCGACCGCATTTGCGCCGCTGTGGAAAAGGTCGCTACTTAAGCCTGAGCATTGCTGCTTAAATCATTACCTCGTCAACGAGGTGATTGAAGGCGCGTGTTCTGCTCGGCGGCGACCTCGAAGGGCGACGTCGTATTGGCGCGAGGGGCGTAATAGCGGTCAATCCGGTTGCGAATGCGGTTCTGCACCCGGTTCGCTATACGATTGTTCAGCCGCCCTAAGGGTTCAATATGGACTTGGCTATTGCTGGCGGTCTGGCGCTGCCCCACTTGGCCCGCAGCCGATTCAGCCAGCTGCCCGGCGGGCAGCGACTCCTGAGCCAAGGCAGAAGATGCTAGAAGCAGCGATGTCGCGAAAGCACTGCTGAGCAAAAAAAATCTCATGAGGCTGTCCTTTCTGGCGCTTGTGGTCGTGTGGGCCGGATCAGGATGCGATCAATCTGACCCGAAACACCCCCAATCTCATTCGAGGATCGTGCGATCAGTGCAAGTGTCTGCACCGGGCAGTCGGTGGGAATGTTGACATGTCCTTGGAACCGGCCCCCTGTTTGTGATGAATTTGGTACCTCTACTCGTCCAATTTCACTACCTGTCTGGCAGCGCACGACCCAATAAGGACGCGAGCGCGCAGCCTGCTCAATCCCGATACTATGCCCTTTCAGCACATATTCGCCGGGTGGGAGCATCTGAAGCTGCTGAAGCAGAAGGCCGCCATTGCCCATGGACACTGTGAAATCGAAAAGGCCGTTCGCCGGATCGGACAGGATCGCCGTCGAGACACCGATGCTGTTGATCGCGATCCAGTCGAAAGCGCTGCGCGCTTCGATCGGGCTTGTGAAGGCAGGATCGCGCGATTGATGCCGCTCGCTGCCAGGACGGGCAGCGGCATAATAGGACCAGGCATCGTCGAACAGTTTGGCCGCCAACAGCCTGTTGATGAGCGCCACGCTGGCGCTGTCGGGTACGGACACGCGGGCGATCTGCAAGGCACGGAAAAAGGCCGCGCTCGCCACCGGATCCGCGTCGCTCCGCGCGGCATGATTGATGAAGCCATTACCCCAATTAGGTTGTCCACCAAGGGTTTTGATCAATTCTGCGCGGATCGCCGGGTCGGTCAGCGCGGAGGCCAGCACCGGATAGAGCAGGTCGGGCGCTTTCTTCTTGGTGCGGAGCGCAATATCATAATGTCTGAGCGCGCCTGGAATATCGTCACGCGCCACGGCTAACTCGATCGCCATCAATTGCGTGCGCAAATCCCGTCGCGACAGCGTCTGCGAATAGGCAAGCAGGCGCTCCCCCTCGGCCTGGTCGCCGCGAACGAATGCATCAGCGGCGAGTGTTGCAACCGCTTCGACGGCAGTTGGGTCATGATGCAAGGCGTCGCGCGCGATCGCTACGGCGCGGATACGGTCGGCTTCGCTTGCGTTTGAACGGTAAAGCGTCTGCGACAAGCGACCCGCGATATGGCCATTGTTGGACGCGAGCGCATAAGCCTCTTCGATCCGGCTGTCGGGCAGCACCAATGCTACCGATTGCATGACCGACAAATAGCCTAGCCAGGCGGCGATCCCAGCCAGGATAAGGCGCACACTCCATTCAAGCGGAGAGCGTCGTTGTCGAGAGGTCTTTTCCTTCATCAGGCGGTGTCGGACACTACCTTGCGTCCATAGCGATAGCCATATTCATAACCATAACCATAGCCGTAATGCGCTTTCTTGGCGTCAAACTTGGTAAGAATGCTGCCAATGATGCGGACATTGGCAACGATGAGGCGACCGAGTGCCTCTTTCACCAGACCAGAGCGGATACCATGGGATTCAACGGCATAGAGAACGCCTTCAACCTTGGCTGCGATGAGCGACGCGTCGGCTAGCCCCATGACCGGCGGGGAGTCGATGATGACATGGTCATAACTTTCAAGCAGTTGCGCAATAAGCTGCGAAAGACGACTGCCGGTCAGCAATTCAGCGGCATTGGGCGGAAGTGGCCCTGCCGACATCGCCGTGAAGCCCAGGTCCTCCATCGGAAAGGTCAGGGATTCGAGATTGCCCTCTCCGGTCAGGTAGTTGCTAAGTCCCCGATCATGCCTGACACCGCCCAGATGATGGATTGAGGGATTACGCATATCGCCATCAATAAGGATGACCCTCTTACCCCCGCGTGCGAGCGTCGTGGCCAAAGCAAGACAAGTGGTTGACTTGCCTTCCCCCGGTCGCGTCGAGGTGACGGAGAAGGAACGCGGGACGCCATGCTCGGTGGAGAAGGCAAGATTGGTCTGCACCGTCAGATAGGCATCCACGAGGTCCGACTTGCGGTCAAGCAAGACATCCTTGGGCGCCTCTTCGATTTTAGGGATCGAGCCGAGCAGCGGCAGACCAAGCTCACGCTTCGCTTCAGCTGGATCGGCGATGCCCTCGTCGATCTGCTCGAGGCCAAAGGCCAGCGCTGCGCCGATGCCCAAGCCCGCTAGGATAGCGATGGCGAGATTGATGAGCAATCTGGGGCTTGAAGGCGCTTTGGGTGCCTGGGCCGGATCGACGACCGAGATATTGTTGACGCCGACGCCGCCGGCGACGCCGATTTCCTTGAAGCGCTGGAGCAGGCCGTCATAGAGTGCCTGATTGGTGTCCACTTCCTGCTGATAGATATTATATTGGATGCTGCGGCGGCGTAGGTCGAGATAGTCATTTTTAAGTTGTTCGACCTTGGCTTGAAGCGCGTGTTCCTGCCCCTGCGTCCGGCGATAGTCGGCGAGAAGTGATGAGGTTACGCGGCTTTCTTCGCTCGCGATGCTGCGGTCGAGTTGGGTGATTTGCGCTTGGACCGCTTGAGCGGCAGGGTAACCTGGTTCGAACTGCGTCATCAAGCGCTTGTAATCAGCCGCCAGCTCCGCGCGACGCTGGCGTAGGCTGTTGATCGCCGTATTGTTCAGAGCTTCCGCCGATGCGCCCGCTCGCCCATTTTGCTGAAAGCGTGACTGCGCCTCAATGCGGCTCGCGGTCGCCTGGGTCAGCGCGGCATTGAGTGCGGCCAAATCATCGACGACGATCGAGCGTTCCGAACTCGATTGGCCATTGCCCGATTGCGCGGGCAGATTGATGATCTTGGCGGATGAGGCGTAATTGACCAATTGCCGTTGCGATTCGTCCAGCCGTTGCTTCAACTGAACCAGCTGCTTCTGGAGAAGATTGCGCCCATAGGAGGTTGCCTGGATCTTGCGTTCCAGATTGGTCTGGATGAAATTCTCCGACCATGTATTGGCGACCTGCGCTGAAAAGGTAGGGTCTGGGCTGGTGAATTTGATCTCGACCAAGCGCGACATGCGTGTGGGGCTGATGTTGAGATGCTCGCGCAATATTTCGCCGGCGACCCGTTGCCGCGTGGCGCGGCCCGAGGCGGGATAGCGGCCGTTCGAAAGGGCGAAGGCCGGATCGTCGCTCTCGAAATCGAACATGTCGAAGAAGCTTTGCGATTCCGTTAGCTTGAGCTGCGTCGCCACGCGCTCGGACAGCGCGCGCGATTCCAGCAAGCCATATTGCGTCTGGTAAAATTCCTGATCGGCAATGCCAGCCTCACGCTCCACCCCCTGAAGATCGGTGACCTTGTCCGCTTCGCGCGAAATCTCGATCGTTGAGGATGCGGTATATTGCGGCGTCATCAGCAGGGTCGCGATCAGGCCAATCAGGAAGCACACCGCGACCGCGCCAAGGATCACATAGCGCCACCGCATGGCGATACGCAGATATTGGCGCAATATGGGGGGGGCGGTGTTTTCCGATTGCGCCTGCAACAAAGCTGCCGGGGCCAGGTGGCTGCCTAGAGTCAAATTACTATTGGTCATAGGACTGCAAGCCTCAGCGTAGGACTGCGACAAGGGGTGCCGCGAGTAGAGGTGCCAGGGAAACGACATCCCGGAAAAGGCGACGTTGCGGGGAATCTCCGATAATGACGACATCATTGGCGTAGACTGGTGGATCGGCATAGGCGCCGCGGCGGATCGCGCTTATATCGTAGAGACCCGCCATCCGTTGATTGTCGACGGTGCGCAGGATCACCACCTGTTCCTGTTTTGCGAATTCCGACAGGCCTTTGGCCGAAGCGATGACGCGCATCAGCGTCATCTGGTTGGTCACCGGATACAGACCCGGTTCCTTCACCTCGCCATCGACCGTCACGACCTGGCTGACCGAACTTCTGATGTTGACGGTCACTTGGGGGTTGCGGACATAACGCCCCTGCAACGCGTTCTCGATCGCACTGGCCAGCTCTTCGGCGGTCTTGTTGCGCGCATCGATGGCGCCCACCAGCGGCATGGAGATGCGTCCGCTCGCGTCCACCTGCATTTCGCGACTGAGTTCGGCCACGTTGAAGATGTCGACATAGATCGTATCGAGCGGGCCGATGAGCGCAGGCCGGTCAGCGGCAGCCAGATCGCTGCGGTTGGGCGCGGGCAGACCCTGGCTATCGGGAATGACGGTCAGCTGCGCGCTGGATTGTGGCGGCGGCGCTCCCGCGCAGCCGGCAAGGCCGGCCGCCATCATGATCGAAACAAGAATTTTGCGCATGCGCCCCATATCTTCCCGCTGAAGAGACTTTCGCCTTAGATGCTGATCGTAATCAGGTAAAGCCGGCCTTTATAGGAGGTGTCTTGTTTTGGCAGAGCCAAATAGCGGCGATGACGATCATCGCCATCATCATCGGCGTGCGCGCGGGATAGTCGAAGGCGCTGGCGACGAAGACAAGAAGCAACATGGCCGACCCCAGCTTCGGTAGGACGGAGTGCTGCCCGTTAGCCCGCCAAGCGCGCAGGCTGGCTATCGCGTACCATCCGATCGCGAGGAGCAGGAGCAGCACCGCAGGCAGGCCGCCATCGAGCACGACTTCCAGAAAATCATTATGGGCGTGGTTGAAATAGGTCGGCTTGAGCAACCCGAAGGGCTCGTGCAGGCGGAAGATTGGATCGAAACCGCCAAAGCCCGCGCCTGCTGGAAAATAGGCGGCGATCATCGACAGCACCGTTGGTAAGCCGCGCGTGCGCATGTCCTGGCCTGGATCGACTTCGAACGCGCGGCGCACGGACTCAGCTCGGTCGGCGGCGATGCTGACCAGGACGAATAGCGCGACGCCGCCGATGATCGCCACGATCAGCGCCGGGAACACCCAGCGTGGCGCCCCGCGCAAAGCGCGGCGGACATCGTGCCAGCACAAAGCGAGGCCGAGCGCCAGCGCCAACATGCCGGTCAACATGCCGGCGCGCGATCCGGTCGCCAATATGGTGAGAGCAAAGAGCGTCATCAGCGCCAGTGCGACTGGCGCGCGCCACCCCACGCCTTGTTTTCCGGCAGATTGTTTTCCGGCAAAGGCCCAGACAGGGGTAATCAGGCATCCGATGGCGAGGAAGAGCGCGAAATGGTTGCGGTTGGCGAAGGTGCCGCTGATGCTTCCCACCGTGTCATTGATAAATGGATTATCGAGGACGAAGCCGGAAAATTGCAGCAACCCGACCAGCATCGAGCAGAAAATGATCCCGAGCAGGATCGTCGGCAGCCATGTTTTCTCCTCGTTGCACAAAGCAGTGACGAGAATGAGTGTTACGACCGGCACGATCAGCGAGGACGCGGCGTTGATCGTCGCTGAAGGAACGATCGCCCAAGGCCGCCATACCGTCTCGCTGGGTGATGCCCCGAGTAGCACGTCCCGGCCCGGCAGCGCCGTCCAGATGTTGGGAGGCAACGGCACCAGTTGCAGCAGGACAAGCAGAACCGTCGCCAGCAGCAGCCAGAACGCCGCTCCCGCCCCCGCGACCACCGGTCGCACGCCGAGCAGGATTGCGAGCACGAACAACGTCCACGTTGCCCCCCGCGTTATCACCTGCCCCGTGACGTCTGCGTGCGACGCGCCGCCCGCCACCCATAAGGTGCCCAGCAGCAGCAGCAGCAGTACCAGAGCGGGACTCCAGCGGCGTGTGAGGACGGGGCGGGAAGGCATCTAGGACGGAGTCTCCTGTGTGCGCATCGCGTCCTTGAACATATCGCCTATGGCCTGCGAAACACGCGCCATGTCGTCAGATGAAAGCGTCGGATGGACGAGGAACATGAGGCTGGTCCCGCCCAGTTCGCGCGCGACCGGTAGGGGCACTTCGGGCCGCCAGCCGGTGCCGTCGAACGCCTTTTCCAGATAGACTTCGGAGCAGGAGCCTTGGAAGCAGGGAATGCCCCGCTCGCCCATTTCGGTGACGATCCGGTCGCGCGACCAGCCGGATGCCAGATTTTCCGGCCGGACATAGGCATAATATTTATAGAAAGCGTGGACCGATCCTTCCGGCCAGCTTCGGTCCGGGCCGAACGGGCCATGAAGGCGGATGATCCCGTTCTTGTCGGCAAAGGGTGTCAGGGCTTCATGTAGGATCGCCGCATTGGCCGTCCGCGTGCACGTCCATTCGTTCATGCGGCGAAGCTGGATGCGGCCGATTGCCGCCTGCATCTCCAGCATCCGCCAGTTGGTGCCGATGCTCTCATGCAGCCAGCGGAAACCCGGCGGGTGCGCGCGCTCATAGACCGCTTCCCAGCTCTTGCCATGATCCTTGAACGACCACATGCGCGACCAGAGATCGCGGTCGTTGCACGTCACCATGCCGCCCTCGCCGCCGGTGGTCATGATCTTGTCCTGGCAGAAGGACCAGGCGCTGACATGCCCGATCGACCCGACGCTACGCCCCTTGTAGCACGCGCCATGTGCCTGCGCGCAATCCTCGATCACCTTGATGCCATGCGCGGCGGCGAGGTTCATAATCGGGTCCATATCGCAGGGCCAGCCCGCAAGGTGGACCGCGATGATCGCCCTAGTATGCGGGGTGAGGACGGCCTGACAAGTCTCGGCCGAGATATTGCCGCTCGCACGTTCAACATCGGCGAAGACCGGCCTGGCGCCGGCATTGGCGACGCAGGATATCGACGCGATGAAGGTGCGCGGCGTGACTATCACCTCATCCTCGGCGCTGCCACCATTGGCGCTGCCGATGCCAAGGCCCTGCAGCGCCAGATCGAGCGCGACCGTGCCATTGGCGACGGCGATGGCATAGCCACTGTCCGACCAGGCAGCGAATTCCCGCTCGAAGGCGCGGCATTCCTCGCCGGTCCAGTAGTTGACGCGGTTGGAGAGCAAAACGGTAGAGACGGCGTCCGCTTCTTCCTGCGTGTAACTAGGCCAGGGCGCGAAGTTCGTGTTCAGCATGTCACTTTTTCTCGAGAATGCGGGCGGGGTTGCCGACCACGGTTACAGCTGGAGGAACATCCTTGGTCACGATGGCGCCCATGCCGATGACGGCATCTGCTCCGATCGTCAGATTTTGGCGGATGATGGCGCCCGACCCGATATAGGCGCGATCGCCTATCCGAATATTGCCGTTGCAGCGCACACCTGGCGCAAAGGTTACATAATCGCCGATCACGCAATCATGCTCGACATAGGAATAGAGGTTGGCGTGGAAGCAACGGCCTATACGGATGTTCGAGGTCAAGGTAACGAATGGAGATATAAGCGCGCCTTCTCCAACCTCGACATCATCCATAATGATGATATTTTCTGCCGCTGTAGATATGATATCCACGCCCGATTCACGGCATTTTTCGTCGAGCATCTGCCTGACCTGGGGATTAGCGACGGCCAGCGCCGCTCTACGCCGTTTGGCTGGTTCTTCCATAAATCGATCAAAGGTCCACACTTCATGACCATTGGCATGAGATGATGTCGGATTATCATCGATAAAGACCAAGGTCGCATCCGTGCCTGCCATCTCTCGCCGCAGCAGCGGCA
This Sphingobium yanoikuyae DNA region includes the following protein-coding sequences:
- a CDS encoding DegT/DnrJ/EryC1/StrS family aminotransferase, with protein sequence MLNTNFAPWPSYTQEEADAVSTVLLSNRVNYWTGEECRAFEREFAAWSDSGYAIAVANGTVALDLALQGLGIGSANGGSAEDEVIVTPRTFIASISCVANAGARPVFADVERASGNISAETCQAVLTPHTRAIIAVHLAGWPCDMDPIMNLAAAHGIKVIEDCAQAHGACYKGRSVGSIGHVSAWSFCQDKIMTTGGEGGMVTCNDRDLWSRMWSFKDHGKSWEAVYERAHPPGFRWLHESIGTNWRMLEMQAAIGRIQLRRMNEWTCTRTANAAILHEALTPFADKNGIIRLHGPFGPDRSWPEGSVHAFYKYYAYVRPENLASGWSRDRIVTEMGERGIPCFQGSCSEVYLEKAFDGTGWRPEVPLPVARELGGTSLMFLVHPTLSSDDMARVSQAIGDMFKDAMRTQETPS
- a CDS encoding acetyltransferase codes for the protein MPLLRREMAGTDATLVFIDDNPTSSHANGHEVWTFDRFMEEPAKRRRAALAVANPQVRQMLDEKCRESGVDIISTAAENIIIMDDVEVGEGALISPFVTLTSNIRIGRCFHANLYSYVEHDCVIGDYVTFAPGVRCNGNIRIGDRAYIGSGAIIRQNLTIGADAVIGMGAIVTKDVPPAVTVVGNPARILEKK